Below is a genomic region from Vitis riparia cultivar Riparia Gloire de Montpellier isolate 1030 chromosome 16, EGFV_Vit.rip_1.0, whole genome shotgun sequence.
ACAAAAGGACACATTAAAGAGATTactttggtgaaaaaaaaaatgctttcaaCTTAATCAAATTCATAAGCATCGTCAAAGGGAAATGATACTATTGAACAAACTAGCAAGACATAAAATCAATTCAGAATGCTGGTAGCAACCATTTAAACAACCTACTAAAGGCCCAACCTAATATATGTAGAGAACTTTCAGTTATATAGGCTCAAACAagtatgttcaaataaaaaagcATTACCAATtatacaattcaaaataacaggCCTCAacaaatatcagaagaaaattGCAAGAAGGTAATGATAGTCTGTAATCATCTCAAAATGGAGATATTATTATCATACATAGGGTTTAGTTCATGTACCATTCTCACGAAGACTGAAATCACCAAATCCTCTAAACACTAGAGCATACAGTAGGCTGCTCCAAGACATGATTGGTTGAGGATATGGTTGTAAGCCAGGAACAGCATCCTTATTGCATATAAAAGTGACAAAAACTGTTCCACAATCAACGACAACAGTACCTCCCCCAGTATACCTTCTGATGACAGGAATCCGATCATTTAACACCGAGTCCAGTTTAAGAAGTTGGGCAGGTTTCCTGTTGGTGTGGATCAAGCCATCCAATCCAACTTTAATCAACAGACAAAACACagtttatgaaaaagaaaagacacaAAACACAAACACTAAAATCTGTAGATATTCCCCACAATGGTATCCTCAAAGAGAGTCTAGAGGAGTCCCAAAGCTTGAAGCAAAAACTCTCTTGAATCTGTCCACAATTTGATGGGTGTTTAGAATGAGCCCAAGGGGATTCATCGCATAATTGAATCTCATTAAAATTACAAAACCTATGTAATTTCTTGGAACTAATCCAACTTCATAACTAGTAAAATGAACCTGAAGCAAGAATTCCCACTGATATTGAAGACAAATAGTTAAGACAACCTCTAAAAAATGCCACAGAAATTGGATCACTGTGCTGTGTTGTCAGTCATTTCAAATGACACTGTTGTGGATATCTTTGTGTCACCATTTAAAAATAGGCATTTAGTTTTTCATGAAAAAGGTTCCTTCAAATCTTGTTACTATCAAGAAAAGCAATTTAGAATTTAATGAAAAAGTTCCTCCAATCTTGTGACTATCATTTGTTATCATGGCCCATCCTAGAGGTGTATTTTACCTTCAAATGCTGAGGAAAATAAAAGGGTTGAACTCATTTTCCATTAGTGCAAACAAACACCTAGTATATACAGAAATACAAGAATTAATTTACCCTGAGATGCCCATGACAATAGTAGGATCATTTGTCCCATCATTTATGATGCACCAATTCTCGGATGAGGTTCGAAGCAGCTGCTCTTCCAAATGCAGTTGCTGCAATATGGGTACTCCTTTCCATCTCACAAGTTTCATCAATGGAAGACCAACATTTCTGGTCTGACTTATAGTCATTGAGAACCACAATTCTATCAGAACCCCGTGATTCTTACTATCTG
It encodes:
- the LOC117934279 gene encoding putative lipoate-protein ligase A isoform X1: MTISQTRNVGLPLMKLVRWKGVPILQQLHLEEQLLRTSSENWCIINDGTNDPTIVMGISGKPAQLLKLDSVLNDRIPVIRRYTGGGTVVVDCGTVFVTFICNKDAVPGLQPYPQPIMSWSSLLYALVFRGFGDFSLRENDYVFGNHKFGGNAQSITKNRWIHHTSFLWDYEARNMAYLKLPARAPEYRVARDHLEFICRMKDYMPRSVFVDRTIKAVETHFSVRPVELEAMETNLNSKFPHSTKLLTEQELEAAAFESHFEKALSHSL